The stretch of DNA GCGGAGACCTGGCCACCATTACCGAGCAGGGCTTCGCCGGGCTGCGGCTGGCGGACATCTTGCCCCTGGCAGACCGAGAGGTCATGAGCGACGAGGAGATCCTGGACTACCTGGCACACTGCACCTTTGCCCTGCACCGCCCCCGGCAATCCGTGGAGACGTTGCTGCACGCCTTCCTGCCGGCGCGGCACGTCGACCACACCCATCCTGACGCCATCCTCAGCCTGGCCTGCGCTGCCAGCGGGCGCGAACTGTGCGCAGAGCTGTGGGGCAACCGC from Armatimonadota bacterium encodes:
- a CDS encoding class II aldolase/adducin family protein, whose translation is MPPNRWDDGAARRLPALDGLVYRSRLLGEDRSVVNIYGGNTSAKLPAVDHLGRAVEILWIKGSGGDLATITEQGFAGLRLADILPLADREVMSDEEILDYLAHCTFALHRPRQSVETLLHAFLPARHVDHTHPDAILSLACAASGRELCAELWGNR